TCCTATTAATAATAAAAGTAATTCTTTTTTGACCCTTTTATTTTTAATATGAATGATAAGGGCAGCTATTGCAGTTGGGATAAAATATATGAGGTTAATGCCTTGAGCAGCATGTTGTGACATGCCCATAAAAATAGTTAAGGATGGTATCAAAACCGTACCCCCGCCAATCCCCATTCCACTAATAAGTCCGGATAATAAGCCAATAATAATCAAAATCATCCTATTATCATCCTTATGGAAGCGGCTATCATAAATAATCCAAATATCCTATGAAGCCATTTTGATGATATTCTACTTAAAAGTTTTGCCCCTAAAATCCCCCCAATTATTCCCCCTATAGCTACATATAAAAGTGACTTCCACTGAATAGCTTGGGATCTTGAATACACAAAAGTGCTTATAATAGATAAGGGTAAAATCACTGCAATGGCAGTTGCATGGGATTCATGCTCTTTGACTTTCAGTATCCTTTGCATAGCAGGAACAACGATGGTCCCGCCACCTGCCCCGAAAAGGCCATTGACTATACCTGTTACTAAACCTACAGCGATAATTTTATACTTATTTTTATTCAAAGGGTTTCCTCCTAGGTCCTTGCTTTTAAGATTTATCTGTGATTGCCGATATCCTATCCTCTAAGCCATAAAGGCAGAAAGGAAGAAGAAAACAGTTCATACATTTTGGTCTTCTAGCTGTGCATATGGCTCTACCATGGGCAATAATTTGGGTATTGTATCTAATCCAATGGTCTTTAGGTAGTATTTCCATTAAATCAAATTCTATTTTTGTCGGGTCTGTATTGTCGGTGAGCCCAAGTCTATGTGAAACCCTTTTTACATGGGTATCAACAACAATACTAGGAATACCATATATATTTCCCAAGATTACATTGGCAGTTTTTCTGCCTACCCCTGCTAACTTAACCAATTTGTCAATCTCATTTGGAACTTCTCCATGGTATTTTTCTAGTAGCTCCCTAGTACAAAGTATAATATTTCTTGCCTTATTCCTATAAAATCCTGTGGAATGTATATCTTTCTCCAATTCTCTTATATCTGCTTCGGCAAAATCTAGAACCGATTGATATTTCCTAAACAAATCCTTTGTAACTATGTTTACTCTATCATCCGTACACTGGGCACTGAGTATTGTTGCAATAAGGAGTTGCCAAGGTGTTTCATAGTTTAGATAGCATTTAATATCTTTGGGGTAGTATTCGTCTAAAAGATTTAAAATGTTTTTTGATTTAATTTTTATATCCATCTAGCCACCTCATATATCTGGGAAATATTTGAATTAAATTACCATTATTTCCTAGGAAATAGTATCATTATTTGGGAAATAATGTTCATTATATAATTACTTTGTAAAAGGCTGAATGTCCTAAAATATTATCTTTTAGGTAGTAATCAAACAGAATAGCTGTAGGTTTCTTCCCTATATCTGCTAAATCCCCACCGGTTTCAATACTTTTAATCCATCCTGTAAAATCTATGGGAAATACCTCTAAATGAACCCTACGGCTTATATCTTTTGGAGAATAGCCTACTAATTTAGGAAGATACTCCCTAATGTTTCCTTCATTTCGATAAAACTCTCTTATTCTTGTCTTATAATCATCATAACTAGAAGACATCCAGCTAGGAAATCTTTTGACCTTTTCAATCAGGTACATATCAAATTTCAGCAGTTCCTTAAAAATTTCTTCATTATATCCCACTGACTTTATAAAAAACTCAAGCAAAATTGTGTATAAATCCGTTTTATTATGCTGGATATGATGAAAACCCAGCCTTTCCCAGTGTTTTGCCAAGGCTTCGTAGAAATCAAAAGGTGTATCAAAAAATCTAATAATATAACTTATACTGTAATAAAACCGTTGTGAATTGTAATATATCTCAAGCATTTCTTCTATCATCTTCAGTCTTAGCATTTCCTCATAATTTAATTCTTTTGTAAACAATATTTCATAAGGAGCCTTGTTTTTGTGCTTCAAACCGTATTCATTTTCCTTATTTTTCATTTCTGTTCCTTTTAACACTTTTAAAAATCCTAATTGAATCTTTTCAGGGAGTAAATAGTATACTTCATTAAAAGATTGTCTAAAAGAATTGTAATCTTCCCCAGGAAGTCCGGCAATTAAGTCTAAATGTTGATGGATATTCTTATTTTTCTTAATCTTTTTTACCGCCCATTTTAATTTATTAAAATCCATTTTTCTGTCGATTATCCCTAGGACATGTTCATTGGTTGATTGGACTCCTATTTCAAACTGGAATAAACCGGGCCTAGCTTTACTCAAAAAATCAATCGTCTTCTCATCTAAGATATCCGCTGAGATTTCAAAATGAAAGTTTGTTTTGCCATTGTCATTGTTAATTAAGAACTGCCATATGGCTAAAGCATGGCTTTTACTACAGTTAAATGTCCTATCTACAAATTTAACTTGTTTAACCTTGGCATCTAGAAATTTTCTTAAATCAAAGTACACCCTTTCAAGGGATAAAAACCTGACCCCTGTTTCCCTTGATGATAAGCAGTATTGGCATCGATAGGGACATCCTCTGGTACTTTCATAATATAAAATTTGGTTTTTCATCTTGTCAAAATCTTTATAAACAAAGGGTAGCTCATCCAAACTTACAGATTTTCTTTTTTTGGTTTTAACTATTTCTCCATCTAATCGATATATTATTCCATCTATTTCATCAAGGGATTTTCCCTTATTCGTAAAATAGCCTATCAATTCATTAAAAGTTTTTTCTCCTTCTCCATAGACAATAATATCTATTTCTTTGTGATTTTTCATTTGGACTATTCCGTCATAGGATACCTCTGGACCTCCTAGAATAATAGTCACAGCCGGAAGTATCCTCTTAATACTTTTAATCAAGTCCATTGTTTTTTCTATATTCCAT
The sequence above is drawn from the Candidatus Epulonipiscium sp. genome and encodes:
- a CDS encoding sulfite exporter TauE/SafE family protein, which codes for MILIIIGLLSGLISGMGIGGGTVLIPSLTIFMGMSQHAAQGINLIYFIPTAIAALIIHIKNKRVKKELLLLLIGGGIFGAIIGSCTAICLESLILRRMFGCFLFFMGIVEIRNK
- a CDS encoding sulfite exporter TauE/SafE family protein, which gives rise to MNKNKYKIIAVGLVTGIVNGLFGAGGGTIVVPAMQRILKVKEHESHATAIAVILPLSIISTFVYSRSQAIQWKSLLYVAIGGIIGGILGAKLLSRISSKWLHRIFGLFMIAASIRMIIG
- the nth gene encoding endonuclease III, which produces MKIKSKNILNLLDEYYPKDIKCYLNYETPWQLLIATILSAQCTDDRVNIVTKDLFRKYQSVLDFAEADIRELEKDIHSTGFYRNKARNIILCTRELLEKYHGEVPNEIDKLVKLAGVGRKTANVILGNIYGIPSIVVDTHVKRVSHRLGLTDNTDPTKIEFDLMEILPKDHWIRYNTQIIAHGRAICTARRPKCMNCFLLPFCLYGLEDRISAITDKS
- a CDS encoding B12-binding domain-containing radical SAM protein yields the protein MNIILSTLNAKYLHTSLALRSIKAYCTSHKDDIKIAEYTINHQEDYILREIYKLRPDILGFSCYIWNIEKTMDLIKSIKRILPAVTIILGGPEVSYDGIVQMKNHKEIDIIVYGEGEKTFNELIGYFTNKGKSLDEIDGIIYRLDGEIVKTKKRKSVSLDELPFVYKDFDKMKNQILYYESTRGCPYRCQYCLSSRETGVRFLSLERVYFDLRKFLDAKVKQVKFVDRTFNCSKSHALAIWQFLINNDNGKTNFHFEISADILDEKTIDFLSKARPGLFQFEIGVQSTNEHVLGIIDRKMDFNKLKWAVKKIKKNKNIHQHLDLIAGLPGEDYNSFRQSFNEVYYLLPEKIQLGFLKVLKGTEMKNKENEYGLKHKNKAPYEILFTKELNYEEMLRLKMIEEMLEIYYNSQRFYYSISYIIRFFDTPFDFYEALAKHWERLGFHHIQHNKTDLYTILLEFFIKSVGYNEEIFKELLKFDMYLIEKVKRFPSWMSSSYDDYKTRIREFYRNEGNIREYLPKLVGYSPKDISRRVHLEVFPIDFTGWIKSIETGGDLADIGKKPTAILFDYYLKDNILGHSAFYKVII